The Benincasa hispida cultivar B227 chromosome 9, ASM972705v1, whole genome shotgun sequence genome has a segment encoding these proteins:
- the LOC120085697 gene encoding uncharacterized protein LOC120085697 isoform X1, whose amino-acid sequence MGKRRERRLAALSNAGRRVKLDLFAEPSGDLDGSDVHEEVGGDIDSRQTTKLPKSASSSGHQAQNPLLLLEQYSDDEVDEDLNKNSDHDGQDDLLPECNDEVAVVPTEGCENMDTNVSEDLIAEKAVHEEAEQGSVEFSENVESKDEAKTDTNSLAYLSKESDLVQTSVPAISNVQVSGDVSGWRIVMHEESHNYYYWNVETGETSWEVPDVVLAQAQPTQSTTDIKTSPTQFPENAVFRQESSLTNGGKLDAFSAESTGYKNAVPVTASQGSEVDQSYAAFSTCSNDVNITKAASEIYVDYTVTNELKSGLDLPSQLLTWSASLLERLKSLQKSGGHDWTSKYILETEVRLSDLMSLMPYKTLLLPFWEHSGRKLKQIEDEVNKEIYQTAAVSSQSDEAKATDSPKIVREDKIQGRSNVESEVERVTNSGVSALEHYHLPTDSASLKLQGDQSQVTIIANGENISSSKASEQLGNSTAVIEHVNVTDEMASKSGVHSVEDVDMEVDMEVEDASSAGNLTVAGSSDMYVATFLEQPLQPDLQAQPNLSSGYAYMVSEDGSVAPPPPPPDEEWIPPPPPDNEDVPPPPPDEPAEPLYPMPPSYTQLGQPLCYSEPYQVSYPDSSIKYYAHPAPEVVPGADFYGQPEACNVVLAQAQFYYEAVPNSQTDSASIVVNGVVPEGYGILQSATTTLPVFSTTESSQLHVDSSSIRSDPSSSIQYGSSDAANMNTTSAADEIDKRHGETTAASFRASTSVSPTNDVPPTSKAVTDSSSVANTSTVSKVQPKALRSKKRTVTVAPSLRSNKKVSSLLDKWKAAKEELEDEEEPENAYEILERKREREIKEWHAQQIASGDAKENANFQPLGGDWRERVKRRRAQSSSEVAQSPAEASTDGNQQPDLAEISKDLPSGWQVYWDESSKQVYYGNVNTSETSWTKPSK is encoded by the exons atGGGAAAGAGAAGAGAGCGTCGCCTCGCAGCTCTCAGTAACGCCGGTCGCCGTGTCAAGCTCGATCTTTTCGCCGAGCCCTCCG GAGATTTAGATGGCTCTGATGTACATGAAGAAGTTGGAGGGGATATAGATTCAAGACAGACAACCAAGTTACCTAAATCAGCATCCTCTTCAG gTCACCAAGCACAAAATCCCTTGCTGTTACTTGAGCAATATAGTGACGATGAAGTTGATGAGGACTTGAATAAAAATTCAGATCATGATGGACAAGATGATTTGTTACCTGAGTGCAATGATGag GTTGCTGTGGTTCCTACTGAGGGATGTGAGAATATGGATACGAATGTCAGTGAAGACCTCATTGCTGAAAAGGCTGTTCATGAGGAAGCAGAGCAGGGTTCTGTTGAATTTTCTGAAAACGTGGAGAGCAAAGATGAAGCAAAAACTGACACTAATAGCTTGGCATATTTAAGCAAGGAAAGTGATCTGGTTCAAACATCTGTACCAGCCATATCTAATGTACAAGTTTCAGGGGATGTTTCAGGATGGAGGATTGTTATGCATGAGGAGAGCCATAATTATTATTACTGGAATGTTGAAACTGGGGAAACTTCATGGGAAGTACCTGATGTTGTTTTGGCTCAGGCTCAGCCTACTCAATCAACCACTGATATTAAAACTTCTCCTACTCAATTTCCAGAGAACGCAGTATTTAGACAGGAATCTAGCTTAACTAATGGTGGAAAGTTAGATGCTTTTTCAGCAGAAAGCACAG GTTACAAGAATGCTGTTCCAGTAACTGCAAGTCAGGGTTCTGAGGTTGACCAAAGCTATGCTGCCTTCAGTACCTGTTCAAATgatgtaaatataacaaaagcTGCTTCTGAGATCTATGTTGATTACACGGTGACTAATGAACTGAAATCAGGGTTAGATCTTCCGTCGCAGCTTCTGACCTGGAGTGCGAGCTTGTTAGAGAGATTGAAATCATTACAAAA GTCAGGAGGTCATGATTGGACATCTAAGTACATATTGGAAACTGAGGTTAGACTTTCAGATTTGATGTCACTAATGCCCTATAAGACATTGTTGCTTCCGTTTTGGGAACACTCGGGAAGGAAGCTTAAACAGATTGAAGATGAAGTTAACAAAGAAATTTATCAAACTGCTGCTGTATCATCCCAATCGGATGAAGCCAAGGCTACTGATAGTCCAAAGATTGTAAGAGAGGATAAAATTCAGGGAAGGTCAAATGTTGAGTCTGAAGTAGAGAGAGTGACAAATAGTGGTGTTTCTGCTTTGGAGCACTACCATTTGCCTACTGATTCTGCTTCTTTGAAACTCCAAGGGGATCAAAGCCAAGTAACTATCATTGCAAATGGAGAAAATATTTCATCATCTAAAGCCAGTGAACAGCTAGGAAACTCTACTGCTGTGATTGAGCATGTAAATGTAACTGACGAAATGGCTTCCAAGAGTGGTGTACATTCTGTGGAAGATGTTGACATGGAGGTGGATATGGAAGTAGAAGATGCCAGTTCTGCAGGTAACTTGACGGTGGCTGGTTCGTCAGACATGTATGTTGCTACTTTCTTGGAGCAACCACTTCAGCCAGATCTCCAAGCCCAGCCAAATCTTTCCTCTGGATATGCATACATGGTTTCAGAGGATGGCTCTGTAGCACCACCGCCACCACCCCCGGATGAGGAATGGATTCCCCCACCACCACCTGATAATGAAGATGTTCCTCCACCCCCACCTGATGAGCCAGCTGAGCCATTATATCCTATGCCTCCATCTTATACCCAACTTGGGCAGCCTCTTTGTTACTCCGAACCATATCAAGTGTCCTACCCCGATTCTAGTATTAAGTATTATGCGCATCCTGCCCCTGAAGTCGTCCCTGGTGCAGACTTTTATGGACAACCAGAAGCATGTAACGTTGTTTTGGCTCAAGCACAATTTTACTATGAGGCAGTTCCAAATTCACAGACCGATTCTGCTTCTATAGTTGTAAATGGTGTTGTGCCTGAAGGTTATGGTATTCTTCAAAGTGCAACAACCACTCTTCCTGTCTTTAGTACAACAGAGTCTTCACAGTTGCATGTTGATTCCTCGTCTATCAGATCTGATCCTTCTTCCTCTATTCAATATGGATCTTCTGATGCAGCAAATATGAATACTACTTCTGCTGCTGATGAAATTGACAAGAGACATGGAGAGACCACGGCAGCTTCCTTCCGAGCATCTACTTCAGTCTCCCCAACTAATGATGTTCCGCCAACAAGTAAAGCCGTTACTGATTCTTCGTCTGTTGCTAATACATCCACAGTTTCCAAGGTTCAACCAAAAG CTCTGCGCAGCAAAAAGCGGACAGTTACAGTTGCTCCCTCCTTGAGATCAAATAAGAAAGTTTCGAGTTTGTTGGACAAG TGGAAGGCAGCGAAAGAAGAATTGGAAGATGAGGAAGAACCAGAAAATGCTTATGAGATTCTAGAGAGGAAACGAGAAAGGGAAATAAAG GAATGGCACGCACAGCAGATTGCCAGTGGGGATGCTAAAGAAAACGCCAACTTTCAGCCTCTTGGGGGTGATTG GCGCGAGCGTGTGAAGCGAAGGAGAGCTCAATCATCGAGTGAAGTCGCTCAATCTCCTGCTGAAGCATCCACAGATGGAAACCAGCAGCCTGACCTGGCAGAAATCTCAAAAGATCTCCCCTCGGGATGGCAG GTGTATTGGGACGAGTCGTCGAAACAGGTGTATTATGGTAATGTTAACACCTCAGAAACGTCGTGGACAAAGCCGAGCAAGTGA
- the LOC120085697 gene encoding uncharacterized protein LOC120085697 isoform X2: MTLNHYALFGIIKAFWRFRQEKFFIGHQAQNPLLLLEQYSDDEVDEDLNKNSDHDGQDDLLPECNDEVAVVPTEGCENMDTNVSEDLIAEKAVHEEAEQGSVEFSENVESKDEAKTDTNSLAYLSKESDLVQTSVPAISNVQVSGDVSGWRIVMHEESHNYYYWNVETGETSWEVPDVVLAQAQPTQSTTDIKTSPTQFPENAVFRQESSLTNGGKLDAFSAESTGYKNAVPVTASQGSEVDQSYAAFSTCSNDVNITKAASEIYVDYTVTNELKSGLDLPSQLLTWSASLLERLKSLQKSGGHDWTSKYILETEVRLSDLMSLMPYKTLLLPFWEHSGRKLKQIEDEVNKEIYQTAAVSSQSDEAKATDSPKIVREDKIQGRSNVESEVERVTNSGVSALEHYHLPTDSASLKLQGDQSQVTIIANGENISSSKASEQLGNSTAVIEHVNVTDEMASKSGVHSVEDVDMEVDMEVEDASSAGNLTVAGSSDMYVATFLEQPLQPDLQAQPNLSSGYAYMVSEDGSVAPPPPPPDEEWIPPPPPDNEDVPPPPPDEPAEPLYPMPPSYTQLGQPLCYSEPYQVSYPDSSIKYYAHPAPEVVPGADFYGQPEACNVVLAQAQFYYEAVPNSQTDSASIVVNGVVPEGYGILQSATTTLPVFSTTESSQLHVDSSSIRSDPSSSIQYGSSDAANMNTTSAADEIDKRHGETTAASFRASTSVSPTNDVPPTSKAVTDSSSVANTSTVSKVQPKALRSKKRTVTVAPSLRSNKKVSSLLDKWKAAKEELEDEEEPENAYEILERKREREIKEWHAQQIASGDAKENANFQPLGGDWRERVKRRRAQSSSEVAQSPAEASTDGNQQPDLAEISKDLPSGWQVYWDESSKQVYYGNVNTSETSWTKPSK; the protein is encoded by the exons ATGACTCTCAATCATTATGCCCTTTTTGGTATCATCAAGGCATTTTGGAGATTTCGACAGGAAAAATTTTTCATCG gTCACCAAGCACAAAATCCCTTGCTGTTACTTGAGCAATATAGTGACGATGAAGTTGATGAGGACTTGAATAAAAATTCAGATCATGATGGACAAGATGATTTGTTACCTGAGTGCAATGATGag GTTGCTGTGGTTCCTACTGAGGGATGTGAGAATATGGATACGAATGTCAGTGAAGACCTCATTGCTGAAAAGGCTGTTCATGAGGAAGCAGAGCAGGGTTCTGTTGAATTTTCTGAAAACGTGGAGAGCAAAGATGAAGCAAAAACTGACACTAATAGCTTGGCATATTTAAGCAAGGAAAGTGATCTGGTTCAAACATCTGTACCAGCCATATCTAATGTACAAGTTTCAGGGGATGTTTCAGGATGGAGGATTGTTATGCATGAGGAGAGCCATAATTATTATTACTGGAATGTTGAAACTGGGGAAACTTCATGGGAAGTACCTGATGTTGTTTTGGCTCAGGCTCAGCCTACTCAATCAACCACTGATATTAAAACTTCTCCTACTCAATTTCCAGAGAACGCAGTATTTAGACAGGAATCTAGCTTAACTAATGGTGGAAAGTTAGATGCTTTTTCAGCAGAAAGCACAG GTTACAAGAATGCTGTTCCAGTAACTGCAAGTCAGGGTTCTGAGGTTGACCAAAGCTATGCTGCCTTCAGTACCTGTTCAAATgatgtaaatataacaaaagcTGCTTCTGAGATCTATGTTGATTACACGGTGACTAATGAACTGAAATCAGGGTTAGATCTTCCGTCGCAGCTTCTGACCTGGAGTGCGAGCTTGTTAGAGAGATTGAAATCATTACAAAA GTCAGGAGGTCATGATTGGACATCTAAGTACATATTGGAAACTGAGGTTAGACTTTCAGATTTGATGTCACTAATGCCCTATAAGACATTGTTGCTTCCGTTTTGGGAACACTCGGGAAGGAAGCTTAAACAGATTGAAGATGAAGTTAACAAAGAAATTTATCAAACTGCTGCTGTATCATCCCAATCGGATGAAGCCAAGGCTACTGATAGTCCAAAGATTGTAAGAGAGGATAAAATTCAGGGAAGGTCAAATGTTGAGTCTGAAGTAGAGAGAGTGACAAATAGTGGTGTTTCTGCTTTGGAGCACTACCATTTGCCTACTGATTCTGCTTCTTTGAAACTCCAAGGGGATCAAAGCCAAGTAACTATCATTGCAAATGGAGAAAATATTTCATCATCTAAAGCCAGTGAACAGCTAGGAAACTCTACTGCTGTGATTGAGCATGTAAATGTAACTGACGAAATGGCTTCCAAGAGTGGTGTACATTCTGTGGAAGATGTTGACATGGAGGTGGATATGGAAGTAGAAGATGCCAGTTCTGCAGGTAACTTGACGGTGGCTGGTTCGTCAGACATGTATGTTGCTACTTTCTTGGAGCAACCACTTCAGCCAGATCTCCAAGCCCAGCCAAATCTTTCCTCTGGATATGCATACATGGTTTCAGAGGATGGCTCTGTAGCACCACCGCCACCACCCCCGGATGAGGAATGGATTCCCCCACCACCACCTGATAATGAAGATGTTCCTCCACCCCCACCTGATGAGCCAGCTGAGCCATTATATCCTATGCCTCCATCTTATACCCAACTTGGGCAGCCTCTTTGTTACTCCGAACCATATCAAGTGTCCTACCCCGATTCTAGTATTAAGTATTATGCGCATCCTGCCCCTGAAGTCGTCCCTGGTGCAGACTTTTATGGACAACCAGAAGCATGTAACGTTGTTTTGGCTCAAGCACAATTTTACTATGAGGCAGTTCCAAATTCACAGACCGATTCTGCTTCTATAGTTGTAAATGGTGTTGTGCCTGAAGGTTATGGTATTCTTCAAAGTGCAACAACCACTCTTCCTGTCTTTAGTACAACAGAGTCTTCACAGTTGCATGTTGATTCCTCGTCTATCAGATCTGATCCTTCTTCCTCTATTCAATATGGATCTTCTGATGCAGCAAATATGAATACTACTTCTGCTGCTGATGAAATTGACAAGAGACATGGAGAGACCACGGCAGCTTCCTTCCGAGCATCTACTTCAGTCTCCCCAACTAATGATGTTCCGCCAACAAGTAAAGCCGTTACTGATTCTTCGTCTGTTGCTAATACATCCACAGTTTCCAAGGTTCAACCAAAAG CTCTGCGCAGCAAAAAGCGGACAGTTACAGTTGCTCCCTCCTTGAGATCAAATAAGAAAGTTTCGAGTTTGTTGGACAAG TGGAAGGCAGCGAAAGAAGAATTGGAAGATGAGGAAGAACCAGAAAATGCTTATGAGATTCTAGAGAGGAAACGAGAAAGGGAAATAAAG GAATGGCACGCACAGCAGATTGCCAGTGGGGATGCTAAAGAAAACGCCAACTTTCAGCCTCTTGGGGGTGATTG GCGCGAGCGTGTGAAGCGAAGGAGAGCTCAATCATCGAGTGAAGTCGCTCAATCTCCTGCTGAAGCATCCACAGATGGAAACCAGCAGCCTGACCTGGCAGAAATCTCAAAAGATCTCCCCTCGGGATGGCAG GTGTATTGGGACGAGTCGTCGAAACAGGTGTATTATGGTAATGTTAACACCTCAGAAACGTCGTGGACAAAGCCGAGCAAGTGA